The Bacilli bacterium PM5-9 sequence TTTTTTTCGTCAATATTGTTATACTATTATAATGGAATGGGGTGAAGTAATAGATGATAAAAAATATGCCTAACTTAAAAAAGGCACAACAAAGAACAAAAAATAAAGTCGATATTGTAGAGGATTCATTATATATTCCAGCAATGGTAGAGAATATTGGTGTTAATAAGTACTATCATATTGTAACTTATGGTTGCCAAGCTAATGAAAGAGATACTGAAACAATCAATGGAATTTTAGAAGTTTTAGGATATAAACATACTGATGATTTAGATGAGGCATCTATTATTTTATTAAATACTTGTGCTATTCGTGAAAATGCTGAGCAAAAAGTTTTCGGGAAAATTGGTGCAATAAAAAATATGAAACAAGAAAAACCAGAACTTATTTTTGGTATTTGTGGTTGTATGCCACAAGAAGAAGAAACAGTTAATGAAATATTAAAAAAATATCACCATATTGATTTAGTTTTTGGTACTCATAATATTAATAGTTTGCCAACTCTTTTAATGGAAGCAATGCAAGAAAAAGAAACAATTGTAGATGTTTTATCACAAGAGGGTGCTGTATTTGAAGATTTACCAACTAGAAGAGATAATAAAATAAAAGCATGGGTTAATATTATGTATGGTTGTGATAAGTTCTGTACTTATTGTATTGTACCTTATACTCGAGGAAAAGAAAGAAGTAGGGATATCAATCATATTTTAAAAGAAATTCAAGAATTGAAAGATGAAGGGTATCAAGAAATAACTTTACTTGGACAGAATGTTAATGCCTATGGAAAAGATTTAACAAGTGAATATGATTTTGCGACATTGTTAGAAAAGACTGCACTAATTGGTATTCCAAGAATAAGATTTATGACTTCGCATCCTTGGGATTTTAGTGATAGAATGATTGATGTGATTGCTAAATATGATAATATTATGCCATTTATTCATTTACCTGTTCAATCAGGAAATGATGATATTTTAAAAATAATGAATCGTAAATATACTGTAAATGATTACATTAATATCTATAATAAAATAAAAGCAAAAAAAGAGAATGTTAGTTTTTCAACTGATATAATAGTAGGGTTCCCAAATGAAACTGAAGAACAATTTCAAGATACATTAAAAATTGCAGAATATTGTAAATTTGATAATGCTTTTACGTTTGTTTTTTCAGCTAGAAAGGGTACACCTGCAGCTAAAATGGAAGATTGTATTGACATTGAAACAAAAAAAGAAAGATTGCAACGCTTAAATCAAGTGGTTAATAAGTATATGTCTATGCAAAACTTAAGATTTGAGCAAAAAATAGTTAGTGTTTTAGTTGATGGCCCTTCAAAGAAAAATAGTGAAATTTTGTCTGGGTATACTGAACACAATAAACTTGTTAATTTTAAAGGTGATAAATCATTAATTGGTAAAATTGTTGATGTTAGAATAGTTGAAGCAAAAACTTGGTCATTACAAGGAGAACTTGTTTAACATGAATGAGATTGAAATTAAAGCACATAAAATTAATGATATGATAAAAAAGTCTGAAGTATATAAAGAATATAATTTATTATATAATCTTGTTTTTGAAAAATATCAATTTCAAGAAAATGAAATAAAGCAATTACAACAAGATTTAGTTAATTTAGTTTATGTTGATGAAAATAAATTTGATGAAAAAAAAGAAGAATATTTGTATAAGAAAAATGATTTTTACAATGATCCATTAGTGAAAAGGTTCATTGAATCATATGATGCTATGCAAAATATGATATTAATTTTAAAAGAGATTATTGAATCTGGGATTTAGAAACTAGATGCTAATATCTTTTTTTGGTAGGAGGTAAAAAAATGGAAATAGGAATAACTTTACTAATTTTTATTGTTACATACGCATTAATAATTAGCGAAAAAGTAAATAGATCTGTAATTGCTATGGTAGGTGGACTATTAATAGTAGCACTTAAAATTATGCCATGGGAGAGTGCGATAACTAATTACATTGATTGGGATACATTATTTTTATTAATTGGAATGATGATTATTGTAAGTGTCGCTGGTGAAAGTGGAATGTTTGAGTATTTTGGAATAAAGGTTGCTAAAAAATGTAAAGGTAAACCATTAAGAATAGCACTAGGACTTGGAATTTTAACAGCAGTTGCTAGTATGTTTTTAAATAACGTAACAACAATTTTATTACTAGCTCCAGTTACAATTTCAATTACAAGAATTTTGAAAATATCATCATTTCCCTATTTTATGATTCAAGTTTTCTTATCAAATATCGGTGGTACAGCAACCATTGTTGGTGATCCACCAAATACAATGATTTCACAACAAGTAGGAATTGGATTTGTTGATTTTGCTATTATAATGATACCACTTGTATTAATTGTTAGTGTTGTTGTAATGGGGATTTTAACTTTATTTTATAAAAAACAATCATATCGTTTTGAAAGAAAAGCAAAATATGTGATTATGAAATTAAATGAAAAAGATTATATTAAAGATGCAAAATTAATGAAGATTTCAATAGTTGTTTTAATCGCTTTGATGATTTGTTTTGTCTTTGGTGATTATGTAGGTATAGAACCTGCTTTAATAGCAATGTTAGCTGCATTTGGAATGTTATTAGTTTCTAGTGGTAATAAAGATTCATTAATTGAATTTGCATATGAAAGTGTTGATTGGGTTTCAATTTTCTTCTTTATGGGATTATTTATGTTGACAGGTGCTTTAGAAGAAGTTGGTGTAATTGATATAATGGCTAAAGGATTACTTAATTTAACTCAAGGGGATTTAGGATTAACATATTCTGCTATACTTTGGGTTTCAGCAGTGTTTAGTGGTTTTATTGATAATATCCCATTTGTTTCAACAATGATTCCAGTATTAAAAGAAGTAGCTCCTATTTTTGGTGAAAATGCTGATTTATTGTGGTATAGTTTAGCAGCTGGAGCTTGTTTTGGTGGAAACTTAACAATCTTAGGTGCTAGTGCCAATGTTGTAGCAGTAGGTATTGCCAAAAAAGAAGGAGTAAATATTACATATTCTAAGTTCATTATTAGAGGAGCATTT is a genomic window containing:
- a CDS encoding tRNA-2-methylthio-N6-dimethylallyladenosine synthase (product_source=KO:K06168; cath_funfam=3.80.30.20; cog=COG0621; ko=KO:K06168; pfam=PF00919,PF01938,PF04055; smart=SM00729; superfamily=102114,57959; tigrfam=TIGR01574) translates to MIKNMPNLKKAQQRTKNKVDIVEDSLYIPAMVENIGVNKYYHIVTYGCQANERDTETINGILEVLGYKHTDDLDEASIILLNTCAIRENAEQKVFGKIGAIKNMKQEKPELIFGICGCMPQEEETVNEILKKYHHIDLVFGTHNINSLPTLLMEAMQEKETIVDVLSQEGAVFEDLPTRRDNKIKAWVNIMYGCDKFCTYCIVPYTRGKERSRDINHILKEIQELKDEGYQEITLLGQNVNAYGKDLTSEYDFATLLEKTALIGIPRIRFMTSHPWDFSDRMIDVIAKYDNIMPFIHLPVQSGNDDILKIMNRKYTVNDYINIYNKIKAKKENVSFSTDIIVGFPNETEEQFQDTLKIAEYCKFDNAFTFVFSARKGTPAAKMEDCIDIETKKERLQRLNQVVNKYMSMQNLRFEQKIVSVLVDGPSKKNSEILSGYTEHNKLVNFKGDKSLIGKIVDVRIVEAKTWSLQGELV
- a CDS encoding cell fate (sporulation/competence/biofilm development) regulator YlbF (YheA/YmcA/DUF963 family) (product_source=COG3679; cath_funfam=1.20.1500.10; cog=COG3679; pfam=PF06133; superfamily=158622); the encoded protein is MNEIEIKAHKINDMIKKSEVYKEYNLLYNLVFEKYQFQENEIKQLQQDLVNLVYVDENKFDEKKEEYLYKKNDFYNDPLVKRFIESYDAMQNMILILKEIIESGI
- a CDS encoding Na+/H+ antiporter NhaD/arsenite permease-like protein (product_source=COG1055; cog=COG1055; pfam=PF03600; superfamily=103464; transmembrane_helix_parts=Inside_1_1,TMhelix_2_19,Outside_20_23,TMhelix_24_43,Inside_44_55,TMhelix_56_75,Outside_76_94,TMhelix_95_117,Inside_118_129,TMhelix_130_152,Outside_153_171,TMhelix_172_194,Inside_195_225,TMhelix_226_260,Outside_261_279,TMhelix_280_302,Inside_303_322,TMhelix_323_345,Outside_346_359,TMhelix_360_382,Inside_383_402,TMhelix_403_425,Outside_426_429), which codes for MEIGITLLIFIVTYALIISEKVNRSVIAMVGGLLIVALKIMPWESAITNYIDWDTLFLLIGMMIIVSVAGESGMFEYFGIKVAKKCKGKPLRIALGLGILTAVASMFLNNVTTILLLAPVTISITRILKISSFPYFMIQVFLSNIGGTATIVGDPPNTMISQQVGIGFVDFAIIMIPLVLIVSVVVMGILTLFYKKQSYRFERKAKYVIMKLNEKDYIKDAKLMKISIVVLIALMICFVFGDYVGIEPALIAMLAAFGMLLVSSGNKDSLIEFAYESVDWVSIFFFMGLFMLTGALEEVGVIDIMAKGLLNLTQGDLGLTYSAILWVSAVFSGFIDNIPFVSTMIPVLKEVAPIFGENADLLWYSLAAGACFGGNLTILGASANVVAVGIAKKEGVNITYSKFIIRGAFVTLASILISYIYLYAVFIIL